One Haloplanus vescus DNA window includes the following coding sequences:
- a CDS encoding GAF domain-containing sensor histidine kinase has product MDSASYRERLYDVFANPEADPDAKIRSALGLGADYLQLPIGFVTQIHNDTQEIVYATGEHPLIQPGETCPLDEAYCRRTFQIDSALAIQDSHVSDEISEKAVEAFDLGTYIGAKITVGDEPYGTVCFADTEQRGSAFTEAETYFVELFAELIGQAIERHTREHELEESRAQLRKRNQLIGVLNRVLRHNLRNEMSVIVGFAMELQKRLDGREADFADRIVRSSTELLDLAETAQTLEATLNAPAEPQEEDVVPYVVRVARELDNEYPAVSVHVRTPEAAYARSDARLETALRELVENAVIHQPSPRTVELGVTETEEAVTIRVEDDGPGIPQQERQVLLTGEETPLEHGSGLGLWLVHWIVQSLDGTIRVDEAVAGACVEIRLRK; this is encoded by the coding sequence ATGGACTCGGCTAGCTACCGCGAACGGCTCTACGACGTCTTCGCAAACCCGGAAGCCGACCCGGACGCGAAAATCCGGTCGGCGCTCGGCCTCGGTGCAGACTATCTCCAACTTCCGATCGGCTTCGTCACGCAGATACACAACGATACCCAAGAAATCGTCTACGCTACCGGCGAGCACCCGCTCATCCAACCCGGCGAGACGTGCCCGCTCGACGAGGCGTACTGCCGGCGGACGTTTCAGATAGACAGCGCGCTCGCCATCCAGGACTCCCACGTGTCCGACGAAATCTCCGAGAAGGCCGTGGAGGCGTTCGACCTCGGGACGTATATCGGCGCCAAAATCACGGTCGGCGACGAGCCCTACGGGACGGTGTGTTTCGCCGATACGGAGCAGCGAGGATCGGCGTTCACGGAGGCGGAGACGTACTTCGTGGAGCTGTTCGCCGAACTCATCGGGCAGGCCATCGAACGCCACACCCGCGAGCACGAACTGGAGGAGAGCCGGGCGCAACTCCGAAAGCGAAACCAACTCATCGGCGTGCTGAACCGGGTGCTCAGGCACAATCTCCGAAACGAGATGAGCGTTATCGTGGGCTTCGCGATGGAGCTGCAAAAGCGACTCGACGGCCGTGAGGCCGACTTCGCCGACCGCATCGTCCGGAGCAGTACCGAGCTCTTGGACCTCGCCGAGACGGCACAGACCCTCGAAGCCACCCTGAACGCACCAGCCGAACCGCAGGAGGAGGACGTGGTGCCGTACGTCGTTCGAGTCGCGCGCGAACTCGACAACGAGTATCCCGCCGTATCGGTTCACGTGCGAACGCCCGAGGCCGCATACGCCCGGAGCGACGCGCGGCTGGAGACGGCGTTGCGAGAGCTCGTCGAGAACGCCGTCATCCACCAGCCATCCCCGCGAACCGTCGAGTTGGGGGTGACGGAGACAGAGGAGGCGGTGACGATACGGGTCGAAGACGACGGCCCCGGGATTCCCCAACAGGAGCGACAGGTGTTACTGACGGGCGAGGAGACGCCACTCGAACACGGCAGCGGTCTCGGCCTGTGGCTCGTTCACTGGATCGTCCAGAGCCTCGACGGCACGATTCGGGTCGACGAGGCAGTCGCTGGTGCCTGTGTCGAGATCAGACTGCGAAAATGA
- a CDS encoding outer membrane protein assembly factor BamB family protein: MPSTTRRTFLGTLAASAGASVAGCSSSCPDDDDPTPSAVFGPDDAGDGFDTVPGGSWPAPQFDAGNTGYAPSRRLPESPTAHWETTVSTPETDVNAVSSPTVANGTVYLATGDQVVALALRDGSVRWRSDSIGPVATGTATEDEDDIVPPVVAGGRVHLATENGLVALDADDGQTAWRYGPSTTAGVPTALDDGVVVPADDRVVRLSADGTEEWTAEVSAAAPAVADGTVVAVGDEETVALDAATGDRRWSASRTGETYPVATDGTVYLGSYGGLTALSLDGGEELWQVDRGGGRNFSAPVVTDDTIYVVERPGEAADATFAFDRSTDPPEPRWCSRTTEGAVAAAAGEHVFTLQPNDEGVGRAVELLTFTARFGEVTWGFSTGDRVLSPAVLNGGGVLATHRGTVVGFGGA; this comes from the coding sequence ATGCCCTCCACGACTCGCAGGACGTTCCTCGGAACGCTCGCGGCGAGTGCCGGCGCCAGCGTCGCCGGCTGTTCCTCGTCGTGTCCAGACGACGACGACCCGACGCCGTCGGCGGTGTTCGGGCCCGACGACGCCGGCGACGGCTTCGACACGGTCCCCGGTGGCTCGTGGCCGGCGCCACAGTTCGACGCCGGCAACACCGGCTACGCGCCATCGCGTCGGCTCCCGGAATCGCCGACGGCACACTGGGAAACGACCGTCTCGACACCGGAGACCGACGTGAACGCGGTGAGTTCGCCGACCGTCGCGAACGGCACCGTCTATCTCGCCACCGGGGATCAGGTCGTCGCGCTCGCCCTCCGCGACGGGTCCGTGCGCTGGCGCAGCGACTCCATCGGGCCGGTGGCGACGGGGACGGCGACGGAGGACGAAGACGATATCGTGCCCCCAGTCGTCGCCGGCGGGCGCGTCCACCTGGCCACGGAGAACGGCCTCGTCGCGCTCGACGCAGACGACGGGCAGACGGCGTGGCGATACGGGCCGTCGACGACCGCGGGGGTCCCGACGGCGCTCGACGACGGCGTCGTCGTCCCCGCGGACGACCGCGTCGTCCGACTCTCGGCGGACGGCACGGAGGAGTGGACGGCCGAGGTGTCCGCCGCCGCTCCCGCGGTGGCCGACGGGACGGTCGTCGCAGTCGGCGACGAGGAGACGGTCGCACTCGACGCGGCGACCGGCGACCGCCGGTGGTCGGCGTCGCGGACGGGCGAAACGTACCCCGTCGCCACCGACGGCACGGTGTATCTCGGGTCCTACGGCGGACTGACGGCGCTCTCGCTCGACGGTGGGGAGGAGCTGTGGCAGGTCGACCGCGGCGGCGGTCGGAACTTCTCCGCGCCGGTCGTCACCGACGACACGATATACGTGGTCGAACGCCCGGGCGAGGCGGCCGACGCGACGTTCGCGTTCGACCGGTCGACGGACCCGCCGGAGCCGCGGTGGTGTTCGCGCACGACCGAAGGCGCCGTCGCGGCCGCGGCCGGCGAACACGTGTTTACCCTACAGCCAAACGACGAGGGCGTCGGACGGGCCGTCGAGTTGCTCACCTTCACCGCGCGCTTCGGCGAAGTGACGTGGGGGTTCTCGACCGGTGACCGGGTCCTGTCGCCGGCGGTGCTCAACGGCGGCGGTGTACTCGCGACGCATCGCGGCACCGTCGTCGGATTCGGGGGTGCGTGA
- a CDS encoding CBS domain-containing protein — protein MTRVRDVMTTPMLTLDAETPVSEAARGMLEAGIKSVVVVGEACRPEGILTSTDAVRVAADEASAAEATVGDYMATDVVTVGPDDSLDAAARRMLDADVSHLPVTDADGDGMGILTTTDLAEALSDADPVTQSG, from the coding sequence ATGACACGAGTCCGCGACGTGATGACGACGCCGATGCTCACGCTGGACGCCGAGACGCCCGTCAGCGAGGCGGCCCGCGGGATGCTGGAGGCCGGCATCAAATCGGTCGTCGTCGTCGGCGAGGCCTGCCGACCCGAGGGCATCTTGACCTCGACGGACGCCGTCCGGGTCGCCGCCGACGAGGCGTCGGCCGCGGAGGCGACCGTCGGCGACTACATGGCGACGGACGTGGTGACGGTCGGCCCGGACGACTCCCTCGACGCCGCCGCACGTCGGATGCTCGACGCCGACGTGAGTCACCTACCCGTGACCGACGCCGACGGCGACGGGATGGGCATCCTGACGACGACTGACTTAGCCGAGGCGCTGTCCGACGCCGACCCCGTCACACAGTCTGGATAA
- a CDS encoding DUF4013 domain-containing protein, translating into MALDIERVVTYPTESDEWIKTVIIGGLLTLLSILVVPAFFVYGYVVRALRAGIHDEEPPVFDEWGAMFKEGLVAFVVIIVYQLIPLVLMAVTVGGSVMALASGSEAGAGIGLVGLLGGFAISLLLALVFGYVGLVGLANYAHTGRVGAAFDLDVIRKASLDSAYAVPWLYGVAVMFGAAAAASILGIVPIIGAIAGVFVTFYGQIAAAWVWGRGFGDAMGIAPDGPSGETGGGGDSFETTASEGVGEEADTPDDASPETATDDDSQTP; encoded by the coding sequence ATGGCTCTCGACATCGAACGAGTCGTCACGTATCCGACGGAGTCGGACGAGTGGATCAAGACCGTCATCATCGGCGGTCTGCTGACGCTCCTGTCGATTCTCGTCGTTCCCGCGTTCTTCGTGTACGGCTACGTCGTTCGCGCGCTGCGGGCGGGCATCCACGACGAGGAACCGCCGGTCTTCGACGAGTGGGGGGCGATGTTCAAAGAGGGTCTCGTCGCCTTCGTCGTCATCATCGTCTATCAACTGATTCCGCTCGTCCTCATGGCGGTGACTGTCGGCGGGTCAGTCATGGCCCTCGCCTCCGGGAGTGAAGCCGGGGCGGGAATCGGCCTCGTCGGCCTGTTGGGTGGGTTCGCAATCTCGCTCCTCTTGGCTCTCGTGTTCGGCTATGTCGGTCTGGTCGGCCTCGCCAACTACGCCCACACCGGGCGGGTCGGCGCCGCGTTCGACCTTGACGTGATTCGCAAGGCGTCGCTCGACTCCGCCTACGCCGTCCCGTGGCTCTACGGCGTCGCCGTCATGTTCGGTGCGGCAGCCGCCGCGAGCATCCTCGGCATCGTCCCCATCATCGGCGCCATCGCGGGCGTGTTCGTCACGTTCTACGGGCAGATTGCCGCCGCGTGGGTTTGGGGCCGGGGATTCGGCGACGCGATGGGGATTGCTCCCGACGGTCCGTCCGGTGAGACGGGCGGTGGCGGGGATTCGTTCGAGACGACGGCGTCCGAGGGTGTCGGCGAGGAGGCTGATACCCCCGACGATGCATCGCCGGAGACGGCAACTGACGACGACTCGCAGACGCCCTGA
- a CDS encoding DUF63 family protein — protein sequence MPTVAERLDVDPARLWAGAVLALLAALIGGSILFPRIVYDGFVWHFFWGPVQADANAATCAIREGGTTQYLYADSACRAAAEPVAYPGYTLVSEVGYVVTLLIALSGVGFLLQRLDIGSERDMFFALLPFVFFGGALRVVEDVTDAAAGAVIGYPLNTLIISPIIYFTVFAVTLVALLASVALVRQGVAEHYTRPLFGIGSVVLVVTLLFLLWSAITGPGTLHPQVLVVTLAGATLSAWGTWWLVERFAPVVNAGTGRLGFVVIWGHAVDGVANVVGLDWMVALGAGPNLIPKHPVNSAIVDITASALPPAVLAVTGDTWPFLVVKLVAATAVVWLFDEQIFEDSPRYAIVLMVAILAVGLGPGTRDMLRATIGV from the coding sequence ATGCCAACGGTCGCCGAGCGTCTCGATGTCGACCCGGCCCGGCTCTGGGCCGGGGCGGTCCTCGCTCTCCTCGCCGCTCTCATCGGCGGCTCGATTCTCTTCCCACGCATCGTCTACGACGGCTTCGTCTGGCACTTCTTCTGGGGGCCAGTGCAGGCCGACGCCAACGCCGCCACCTGCGCCATCCGCGAAGGCGGCACCACGCAGTATCTGTACGCCGACTCGGCGTGTCGCGCGGCCGCCGAACCCGTTGCCTACCCCGGCTACACGCTCGTCTCCGAGGTGGGTTACGTCGTCACGCTCCTCATCGCGCTCTCGGGCGTCGGCTTCCTCCTCCAGCGCCTCGACATCGGCTCCGAGCGCGACATGTTCTTCGCCCTCCTGCCGTTCGTCTTCTTCGGCGGCGCGCTCCGCGTCGTCGAGGACGTCACCGACGCCGCCGCGGGCGCGGTCATCGGCTACCCGCTCAACACGCTCATCATCAGTCCGATCATCTACTTCACCGTCTTCGCCGTGACACTCGTCGCCCTCCTCGCGAGCGTCGCCCTCGTCCGCCAGGGCGTAGCCGAGCACTACACCCGCCCGCTGTTCGGCATCGGATCGGTCGTCCTCGTCGTGACCCTTCTCTTCTTGCTCTGGAGCGCCATCACCGGCCCCGGAACGCTCCACCCGCAGGTCCTCGTCGTCACCCTCGCGGGCGCGACGCTCTCGGCGTGGGGGACGTGGTGGCTGGTCGAACGGTTCGCGCCCGTCGTCAACGCCGGGACGGGCCGACTCGGGTTCGTCGTCATCTGGGGACACGCCGTCGACGGCGTCGCCAACGTCGTCGGCTTGGACTGGATGGTCGCGCTCGGTGCAGGGCCGAACCTCATCCCGAAACACCCCGTCAACAGCGCCATCGTCGACATCACGGCCTCGGCGCTCCCGCCCGCCGTCCTCGCAGTGACCGGCGACACGTGGCCTTTCCTCGTCGTGAAACTCGTCGCCGCGACGGCCGTCGTCTGGCTGTTCGACGAGCAGATATTCGAGGACAGCCCGCGGTACGCCATCGTCCTCATGGTCGCCATCCTCGCGGTGGGGCTGGGCCCCGGGACGCGGGACATGCTCCGCGCGACGATTGGCGTCTAA
- a CDS encoding YcaO-like family protein, with product MDVGIAGTGPAAESVRAALDDIDATPTTATPDEFGSYPLGVVIAPAGAPAFERADDAARRWVAVEIGGLGGRVIPDLDAAVSVFADGVGYRDLQMRVAAAAEEETTGDATGSRSAVRLAGAVAGHRAVSLLSGDDVAGTVVEVPGAERRVHRVPRPAERDRTLRRDHRDASLDDALARGEQAVDDRVGLVTQVGERESFPVPYYLATTTDTTAFSDARAAPFTAGVDHDWDRAFMKALGEGLERYCAGVYHTDAFTTAPPSAETVDGRRTVSPAAFVQPEGDTSDDDIPWVPGEDLATDAEVALPASLVHYPPPAERPRPAITTGLGLGNSGSEALRSGLYEVIERDAAMLSWYSTYEPLGLSVADEGFEALVDRARAEDLTVTPLLLTADVDVPVVAVAVHREGEWPQFAVGTGADLDAVAAARGALAEALQNWMELRAMGPEQAREEEGAIGHYGTFPPDAQAFVDSDGDVPASSVGADVSGAAELDALVERASDALSVYAARVTTPDVADLGFEAVRVLSPEAQPLFVDEPYFGERIETVPQELGYEPRPNRAFHPFP from the coding sequence TCGGCGTCGTCATCGCACCCGCGGGCGCCCCGGCCTTCGAGCGTGCGGACGACGCCGCGCGGCGCTGGGTCGCGGTCGAAATCGGTGGCCTCGGCGGGCGCGTGATTCCGGACCTCGACGCCGCCGTCTCCGTCTTCGCCGACGGCGTCGGCTACCGTGACCTCCAGATGCGCGTCGCGGCGGCGGCCGAGGAGGAGACCACCGGCGACGCGACGGGAAGTCGAAGCGCCGTCCGCCTCGCGGGCGCCGTCGCCGGCCACCGCGCCGTCTCGCTACTCAGCGGCGACGACGTGGCCGGGACCGTCGTCGAGGTGCCCGGCGCCGAACGGCGCGTGCATCGCGTCCCGCGACCCGCCGAACGCGACCGGACGCTCCGGCGCGACCACCGGGACGCCTCGCTGGACGACGCACTCGCACGCGGCGAGCAGGCCGTCGACGACCGAGTCGGCCTCGTGACACAGGTCGGCGAACGCGAGTCGTTCCCAGTGCCGTACTATCTGGCGACGACGACGGACACGACGGCCTTCAGCGACGCGCGGGCCGCCCCCTTCACCGCCGGCGTCGACCACGACTGGGACCGGGCGTTCATGAAAGCCCTCGGCGAGGGGCTGGAGCGGTACTGCGCCGGCGTCTACCACACCGACGCGTTCACCACCGCCCCGCCGTCGGCGGAGACGGTCGACGGCCGGCGGACAGTGTCGCCCGCGGCGTTCGTCCAACCAGAGGGCGACACGAGCGACGACGACATTCCGTGGGTGCCGGGTGAGGACCTGGCAACGGACGCGGAGGTGGCGCTCCCGGCGTCGCTCGTCCACTACCCGCCGCCGGCGGAGCGGCCACGCCCCGCCATCACTACCGGGTTGGGACTCGGCAATTCGGGGTCCGAGGCGCTCCGTTCGGGGCTATACGAAGTCATCGAACGCGATGCGGCGATGCTCTCGTGGTACTCGACGTACGAGCCACTGGGCCTGTCGGTGGCGGACGAGGGGTTCGAGGCGCTGGTCGACCGGGCGCGGGCCGAGGACTTGACCGTGACGCCGCTCTTGCTCACCGCAGACGTTGACGTTCCAGTCGTCGCCGTCGCCGTCCACCGCGAGGGGGAGTGGCCGCAGTTCGCCGTCGGCACGGGCGCGGACTTAGACGCCGTCGCGGCGGCGCGGGGAGCGCTCGCGGAGGCGCTCCAGAACTGGATGGAGCTGCGGGCGATGGGGCCCGAGCAAGCACGGGAAGAGGAGGGCGCAATCGGCCACTACGGCACCTTCCCGCCCGACGCGCAGGCGTTCGTCGACAGCGACGGCGACGTGCCGGCGTCGAGCGTCGGTGCCGACGTGTCGGGCGCCGCGGAACTGGACGCCCTCGTCGAACGCGCCAGCGACGCGCTCTCGGTGTACGCCGCCCGTGTGACGACGCCGGACGTGGCGGACCTGGGCTTCGAGGCGGTGCGCGTCCTCAGTCCCGAGGCCCAACCGCTGTTCGTCGACGAACCGTACTTCGGCGAGCGGATAGAGACGGTGCCACAGGAACTGGGCTACGAACCGCGACCGAACCGGGCGTTCCACCCCTTCCCTTAG